A single Amia ocellicauda isolate fAmiCal2 chromosome 9, fAmiCal2.hap1, whole genome shotgun sequence DNA region contains:
- the csnk2a2b gene encoding casein kinase II subunit alpha', with the protein MPGPAAGSKSRVYADVNTLKSREYWDYEAHMPNWSNQDDYQLVRKLGRGKYSEVFEAINVSNNEKVVVKILKPVKKKKIKREIKILENLRGGTNIIRLVDTVKDPVSRTPALVFEYINNTDFKELYQKLTDFDIRFYMYELLKALDYCHSMGIMHRDVKPHNVMIDHQMRKLRLIDWGLAEFYHPAQEYNVRVASRYFKGPELLVDYQMYDYSLDMWSLGCMLASMIFQKEPFFHGQDNYDQLVRIAKVLGTDELFGYLRKYHIELDPRFKDLLGQQTRKRWEQFVQSENQHLVSPEALDLLDKLLRYDHQQRLTATEAMEHPYFYPVLKDQSLANNDGNLASSGSTTAR; encoded by the exons ATGCCCGGCCCGGCGGCCGGTAGCAAATCTCGGGTGTACGCCGATGTCAACACTCTGAAGAGCAGAGAGTACTGGGACTATGAAGCTCATATGCCCAACTGGAG CAACCAAGATGATTACCAGTTGGTCCGCAAGCTTGGCAGAGGGAAGTACAGCGAGGTGTTTGAGGCCATCAATGTCAGTAACAATGAGAAAGTTGTGGTCAAAATCCTCAAG CCAGTTaagaagaaaaagataaaacgTGAAATTAAGATCCTGGAAAATTTGCGGGGGGGGACCAATATTATCCGGTTGGTGGACACAGTGAAGGATCCTGTG TCCCGAACACCAGCGCTTGTATTTGAGTACATCAATAATACAGATTTTAAG gaaCTGTACCAGAAGTTAACTGACTTTGATATACGTTTCTATATGTATGAGCTGCTTAAG GCACTTGACTACTGTCACAGCATGGGGATCATGCACCGTGATGTCAAGCCCCACAATGTGATGATTGACCACCAGATGAGAAAG ctACGCCTGATAGACTGGGGTCTGGCAGAATTTTACCACCCAGCACAGGAATACAATGTAAGGGTGGCATCCCGCTACTTCAAGGGGCCTGAACTACTCGTAGATTACCAG ATGTATGATTATAGTCTGGACATGTGGAGTCTTGGCTGTATGCTGGCCAGCATGATCTTCCAGAAGGAGCCTTTCTTCCATGGACAGGACAACTATGATCAG CTGGTCCGAATCGCCAAGGTTCTAGGAACTGACGAGCTGTTTGGTTACCTGAGGAAGTACCACATAGAGCTGGACCCTCGCTTTAAGGATCTTTTGGGGCA GCAGACGAGGAAACGCTGGGAGCAATTTGTTCAATCGGAGAACCAGCACCTGGTGAGCCCAGAGGCCCTGGATCTGCTGGACAAGCTGCTTCGTTATGACCATCAGCAGAGACTGACTGCCACCGAGGCAATGGAGCATCCTTACTTCT ACCCTGTGCTGAAAGACCAGTCTCTGGCCAACAATGACGGCAATCTTGCGTCCAGCGGTTCCACTACTGCCCGGTGA